The Phragmites australis chromosome 15, lpPhrAust1.1, whole genome shotgun sequence genome window below encodes:
- the LOC133893657 gene encoding probable mixed-linked glucan synthase 8 has product MAPQAAANGAGHGGNGAAVVDRPVANGNGKHRGTRRSSTDPRDKYWAPIDEEEAAAAVEDGGEDGRRPLLFRTFKVKGILLHPYRLLTLARLIAIILFFIWRIRHPYADGMWLWWISIIGDFWFGITWLLNQVAKLNPIKRVPDLALLKQQFDLPDGNSNLPRLDVFINTVDPINEPMIYTMNSILSILAADYPVDRSATYLSDDGGSIIHYEGLLETAKFAALWVPFCRKHCIEPRAPESYFAVKARPYTGNAPDEFVDDHRRMSRKYDELKVRLDALFTKIPQRSDAYNAEAKEGAKATWMADGTQWPGTWFDPAEHHKKGQHAGIVKVMLNHPGNEPQVGLPASADNPLDFSAVDVRLPMLVYISREKSPSYDHQKKAGAMNVQLRVSALLTNAPFIINFDGDHYVNNSQAFRAAMCFMLDRRDGDNTAFVQFPQRFDDVDPTDRYCNHNRVFFDATLLGLNGIQGPSYVGTGCMFRRIALYGTDPPRWRSDDVKIVNNPNKFGNSMSFINSIPSAANQEWSMTSPPALDESVMAELTNVMKCAYEDGGEWGNGVGWVYNIATEDVVTGFRLHRTGWRSMYCRIEPDAFRGTAPINLTERLYQILRWSGGSLEMFFSHCPLLAGRRLNFMQRIAYTNMTAYPISSIFLVFYLLFPVIWIFRGEFYIQKPFPTYVLYLVIIIVMTELIGMVEIKWAGLPLLDWIRNEQFYIIGATAVYPLATLHIVLKLVLRGKGVSFKLTAKQATGGVNEKFAELYTVQWTPLLIPTIVVIAVNVCAIGTAIGKAIVGGWSLLQMADAALGLVFNAWILLLIYPFALGIMGRWSKRPYVLFILFVIAFIVIALVDVAIQAMRTGFVRFHFRHSGGASFPTSWGF; this is encoded by the exons ATGGCTCCTCAGGCAGCGGCGAACGGCGCTGGCCATGGAGGCAATGGCGCCGCCGTCGTCGACCGGCCGGTGGCAAACGGCAACGGCAAGCACCGCGGCACGAGGAGGTCGTCAACCGATCCGAGAGACAAGTACTGGGCGCCcatcgacgaggaggaggcggcagcggccgtggaggacggcggcgaggacggGCGCCGGCCGCTGCTGTTCCGGACGTTCAAGGTCAAGGGCATCCTCCTACACCCCTACAG GTTGTTGACTTTGGCCAGATTGATTGCTATCATCCTATTTTTCATATGGCGTATCAGGCACCCATATGCCGATGGCATGTGGCTCTGGTGGATATCGATTATTGGAGATTTCTGGTTTGGCATCACTTGGTTGCTAAACCAAGTCGCAAAGCTCAACCCTATCAAGCGTGTCCCAGACCTTGCCCTCTTGAAACAACAGTTTGATCTCCCCGATGGCAACTCTAATCTCCCAAGACTTGATGTTTTTATCAACACCGTTGATCCCATAAATGAGCCTATGATATACACTATGAATTCTATCCTATCTATTCTTGCCGCAGACTACCCGGTTGATAGGAGTGCTACCTACCTCTCAGATGATGGCGGGTCAATAATCCATTATGAGGGCTTGCTTGAGACTGCAAAGTTTGCTGCACTGTGGGTTCCCTTTTGCCGAAAACATTGCATTGAGCCAAGAGCTCCTGAGAGCTATTTTGCAGTGAAGGCACGCCCATACACAGGAAATGCACCAGATGAGTTTGTTGATGATCATAGGCGCATGTCTAGGAAGTATGATGAGCTCAAGGTGCGTTTGGATGCGCTTTTTACCAAAATCCCCCAACGCTCGGATGCATACAATGCAGAGGCCAAAGAAGGTGCAAAGGCAACCTGGATGGCAGATGGAACACAGTGGCCTGGCACATGGTTTGACCCGGCTGAGCACCACAAGAAAGGACAACATGCTGGAATTGTTAAG GTTATGTTGAATCACCCCGGTAATGAACCTCAAGTTGGTCTGCCAGCAAGTGCTGACAACCCTCTAGACTTCAGTGCCGTCGATGTGCGGCTCCCAATGCTCGTTTACATCTCCCGTGAGAAGAGCCCGAGCTATGACCATCAAAAGAAGGCAGGCGCCATGAACGTGCAACTGCGAGTCTCTGCCCTTCTGACTAACGCACCTTTCATCATCAACTTTGATGGCGACCACTACGTCAACAACTCACAGGCCTTCCGTGCTGCAATGTGCTTCATGCTCGACCGGCGTGACGGCGATAACACCGCTTTTGTTCAGTTCCCACAACGCTTTGATGATGTCGACCCGACAGACAGGTACTGCAATCACAACCGTGTCTTCTTTGATGCCACCTTGCTCGGTCTAAATGGCATCCAGGGACCCTCTTATGTCGGCACTGGCTGCATGTTCCGCCGGATTGCTCTCTATGGTACTGACCCGCCTCGCTGGAGATCTGATGATGTCAAGATTGTTAACAACCCCAACAAATTTGGCAACTCAATGTCCTTCATCAACTCCATACCGTCAGCCGCAAACCAAGAATGGTCCATGACGTCACCACCGGCACTTGATGAGTCGGTCATGGCAGAGCTGACCAATGTCATGAAATGTGCATATGAGGACGGGGGTGAGTGGGGCAATGGAGTCGGCTGGGTGTACAACATTGCTACGGAGGATGTGGTGACCGGCTTCCGACTGCACCGGACAGGGTGGCGCTCTATGTACTGCCGCATAGAACCAGATGCTTTCCGTGGCACTGCACCGATCAACCTCACTGAGCGCCTCTACCAGATTCTGCGCTGGTCGGGTGGTTCCCTTGAAATGTTCTTCTCACACTGCCCACTCCTTGCTGGTCGTCGACTCAACTTTATGCAACGAATTGCTTACACCAACATGACAGCCTACCCAATCTCATCCATCTTCCTTGTTTTCTATCTCCTGTTCCCAGTCATATGGATCTTCCGTGGCGAGTTCTACATACAGAAGCCATTTCCTACATACGTGTTGTACCTCGTCATCATCATAGTAATGACAGAATTGATCGGTATGGTTGAAATTAAGTGGGCAGGCCTCCCATTGCTGGACTGGATCCGCAACGAGCAGTTCTACATCATTGGGGCAACAGCCGTGTACCCATTAGCAACGCTGCATATAGTGCTGAAGCTAGTCCTTCGTGGGAAGGGTGTTTCATTCAAGCTGACGGCGAAGCAGGCAACTGGCGGCGTGAATGAGAAGTTTGCTGAACTGTACACCGTGCAGTGGACACCGTTGCTGATCCCAACAATAGTGGTGATCGCCGTGAACGTCTGCGCCATTGGCACAGCGATTGGCAAGGCGATCGTTGGAGGATGGTCGCTCTTGCAGATGGCGGACGCAGCCCTCGGGCTGGTGTTCAACGCGTGGATTTTGCTTCTGATCTACCCGTTTGCACTAGGGATCATGGGGCGGTGGAGCAAGAGACCCTATGTCCTTTTCATTCTGTTCGTGATTGCGTTTATTGTAATCGCATTGGTGGATGTTGCCATTCAGGCCATGCGTACTGGTTTTGTTCGGTTCCACTTTAGACATTCAGGTGGAGCCAGCTTCCCTACAAGCTGGGGTTTTTAG
- the LOC133892016 gene encoding uncharacterized protein LOC133892016 has translation MEDREWMYTGRASQGQVTNEWIDKTDAFLERAFGVAAKGASKICCPCSKCANRKRQTKKVMGEHLWKNGFTADYTRWVYHGEADRTREEVVRPRVEDYDAEAGVANMLNDYHEAQFAEGRTEEEPEATAKAFYDMFAAAQKPLHGQTKVSQLDAIGRIMALKSQYSLSRDAFDGMLTVIGSLLPEGHLLPKSMHESQKLLRALKMPYEQIHACPKGCVLFRKEYVEAKYCPKCKSSRFLEVDSGDGQKRQLDIPVTILRHLPFIPRIQRLYMTEESAKQMTWHKNGKRYNPDRMVHASDGEAWTHFDGIHHEKAKEARNVRVALATDGFNPYGMMAAPYTCWPVFVIPLNLPPGICFQRQNVFLSLIIPGHPGNNMGVFMEPVIDELVRAWEEGVWTYDRATKKNFKMHVWYHYSLHDFLAYGIFCAWCVHGKFPCPVCKEGLRFIWLQKGGKYSSFDKHRQFLPLDHAFRRDIKNFTKGVVVTDPAPPIMTGATVREQIDGLVVNPEGGFVGYGEQHMWTHKSGLTRLPYFDDLLLPHNIDVMHTEKNVAEALWATIMDIPDKSKDNVKARVDLATICDRPNQHMKPPSRGKTWRRPKADFVLSKPQRREVLEWIQTLMFPDGYAANLRRGVNLSTMRVLGMKSHDYHIWIERLLPAMVRGYVPEHVWLVLAELSYFFRQLCAKELSRTVIADLERMAPVLLCKLEKIFPPGFFNPMQHLILHLPYEARMGGPVQGRWCYPIERCLKVLRKKCRNKCKIEASIAEAYILEEVANFTTTYYGDNLPSVHNPPPRYNAGENESNLSLFRGQLGSASASTPKTLNHEEWRHIMLYVLTNLDEVAPYMQ, from the coding sequence atggaggaccgtgagtggatgtacacgggccgcgcaagtcagggtcaggtcaccaatgaatggatcgacaagaccgatgctttcttggaacgggcatttggcgtggctgctaaaggagcgagtaaaatttgctgtccctgcagcaaatgtgcaaacaggaaaagacaaacgaagaaggtaatgggggaacatctttggaagaatggatttacggcagactatacccggtgggtctaccatggtgaagccgatcgtacgagagaggaggtggtgaggccacgcgtcgaggattatgatgctgaggccggggtagcaaacatgttaaatgactatcacgaggcacagttcgctgaaggacgtacggaggaggagccagaggcaaccgcaaaggcgttttacgacatgtttgccgcggcacagaaaccccttcacggccagacaaaggtttctcaactggatgccattggacgcataatggcgttgaagtcccagtatagcctgagtcgagacgccttcgatggtatgttgacagttattggcagcctgcttccggagggtcaccttctgccaaagagcatgcacgagtcacagaaactccttcgtgcacttaagatgccgtatgagcagatacatgcttgcccgaaggggtgcgtcctatttaggaaagaatacgtggaagcaaagtactgtccaaagtgtaaatcatctaggttcctggaggtagattctggtgatggccagaagaggcagcttgacattcccgtgacaatcctacggcaccttccgttcataccgaggatccaacggctatacatgaccgaggaatccgcgaaacagatgacatggcacaaaaatggcaaacgatacaatcctgacaggatggtacatgcatccgatggtgaagcatggacccacttcgatggcattcatcatgagaaagctaaagaggctcgtaatgtacgtgttgcgctggcaacagatgggttcaatccttatggaatgatggctgccccatacacatgttggcccgtgttcgttatccccctcaatctcccccccggcatatgctttcaacgacagaacgtattcttgtcgttgataattcctggacacccggggaataatatgggtgtgttcatggagcctgtgattgatgaattggtccgtgcttgggaggaaggggtatggacatacgaccgagctacaaagaaaaacttcaaaatgcatgtttggtaccactactccctgcatgacttcctggcgtatgggatattctgcgcctggtgtgttcacgggaagttcccatgcccagtatgcaaggaaggtctgaggttcatttggttgcagaagggtggcaagtattcatcgttcgacaaacatcggcaattcctccctcttgaccatgcattcagacgagacatcaagaactttacgaaaggtgtcgtagtgacagaccctgcaccaccgataatgactggtgccacggttcgtgaacagatagatggtctcgtggtcaatccagaaggtggttttgtgggatatggtgagcaacatatgtggactcataagtcgggcttgactcggctcccctattttgatgaccttcttcttccacacaacattgatgtaatgcacactgaaaagaatgttgccgaggcactttgggcaacaatcatggacattcctgacaagtcaaaggacaacgttaaggctagagtggatctggcaacgatatgcgatagaccaaaccaacatatgaagcctcctagtcgcggcaagacatggagaaggcctaaggccgattttgtcttgagcaagcctcaaaggagggaagtactagaatggatccagacgttaatgttccctgatgggtatgcagctaatctgaggaggggagtgaacttatctactatgcgagtcttagggatgaagagtcatgactaccACATATGGATTGAGCGGCTTCTTCCGGCGATGGTTCGGGGCTATGTCCCTGAGCATGTCTGGCTAGTGCTAGCAGAGTTGAGCTATTTCTTTCGCCAGCTTTGTGCCAAGGAGTTATCTCGGACCGTGATTGCTGACTTGGAAAGAATGGCACCTGTGTTGCTCtgtaagttggagaagatctttccacccggcttcttcaatccgatgcagcatttgattttgcacctcccgtacgaggcacgaatgggggggcccgtgcagggccgttggtgctatccaatcgagagatgtctaaaggttcttcgaaagaaatgtagaaataaatgcaaaatcgaggcttccattgcagaggcatacattctggaggaggtggcgaacttcacaacaacatactatggtgacaacctccctagcgtgcataatccaccccctcgttacaatgctggcgaaaatgaatcgaacctcagccttttccgaggccaactcggaagcgcaagtgcatcgacccccaagaccttgaatcatgaagagtggcgccatatcatgctatacgtgttgaccaaccttgacgaagtggcaccgtacatgcagtaa